GCCGATCACAAGAATGACCGATGAGATAATTAAATTCCGCTTTTCTCCTAAGTCGACTTGGTTGTCAATCAGCATCCGGAGTCCACTTGAAGCAATAATTCCAAAGAGAAGAATGGAAACGCCGCCCATTACTGCAGATGGAATGGAACTGATGAGGGCCGTGATCATACCGATGAAGCCAAAGAATATCGCAATCACCGCGGCACCGGCTATCACAAACACGCTGTAAACACGGGTAATAGCAAGAACGCCAATGTTTTCTCCATAGGTGGTATTCGGAGGTCCGCCCAGCATAGAAGCGATCATCGTCGCGACTCCGTCACCTAGGATGGAAAAGTTCAAGCCTGGTTCTTTTAAGAAGTTCTTTCCGACAACTTTTGATAGAACCATCTGGTCCCCTGTATGTTCCGTAATGGTCACTAAAGCAAATGGCAGCATGTATAGAGCTATTTTCCAGCTGAACACTTCAAAGGGGGAAAAATCGACGAAAGGAATTACAAACTCAGGCATTTGAAATAAATTCCCAAAAAATCCAATGAAAGACCCGGAGGAAGCTAGAGTCGTCCATTCTGCCTGAATGCCGCTCGTATCGACAACCCCCTGCGTAAGTGCGAAAATGTAGCCGCCGACAATTCCAAATAAAATCGGAACTAATGAGAAGAAGCCTCTAAAGAAAATGGATGCAACAATGGTTATTCCCAGCGTCACTAAGGCTACAATTAAATGGGTGAGGCTGTACACATTCTCTTCCTGATTAGGAAGATACATCGCCATCTCCACCGCTGTCGATGCAAGTCCCAGACCGATAACAATGATGACTGGCCCCACCACTACCGGCGGTAGAAGCTTCATCAGCCAATTTAATCCGAACATAGAAATCAACAGGGCGATTAAACCATAGAACAGGCCCGCAAAAAAACTGCCCATCATCGCACCGGCAACGCCGCTCGATTCGCTCACAACGGAAATTGGATAAATAAAAGCGAAACTAGAACCGAGATATGCTGGTATTTTGCCCCGGGTGATCATGAGGTAAGCAAGTGTCCCTGCTCCACTGGAGACAAGAGCCACCGCAGGAGATAGCCCAGTTAAAAATGGAACGAGTATCGTAGCGCCAAACATAGCAAATAAGTGCTGCAAACTTAAGACGAGCCATTTATGTTTTTCGGGGATGTCACGAATACCTAATACCGCTTGATGTGTTTTCATTCAATCTTCCTCCTTTTTGCATTAAAAAACCTCTTTGCTCACAAGTACGCAAAGAGGCAGACGCAGCTGCTGCGTCATCGTTGTACGACCTTGTAAGCCTCTCTGGACTTTCTTTAAAGGTATTCCTGTTTATTTTTCATAAATCATGACTTGGTCTTCGTGATCCGTTTCGGCTAAGGTGACCGTAACCACTTCATTTAAGGAAGTCGGGACATTTTTCCCGACATAATCAGCCCGGATCGGAAGTTCCCGATGACCGCGGTCTACAAGCACCGCCAGCTGGATTTGGGCCGGTCTGCCAAGATCCATCAATGCATCCATTGCGGCACGCACCGTTCTTCCGGTATATAAGACATCATCGACAAGAATCACTTTCTTTCCGTTTATATCCGCCTTCACGTTGGTTTCTTTCAGCTCTGGTTCTGGTTGTTCATGTTTTGGCGAAAGGTCATCCCTGTATAATGTAATATCCAGTTCTCCCCCTGGAAGAGGCTTATCTTCGATTTCGTTGATTTTACGTTTTATCCGTTCAGCTATAGGAACTCCACGAGTTTTGATTCCCACTAAGACGAGATCTTCCACGCCTTTATTCTTTTCAATAATTTCATGTGAAACTCTTGTGAGCGCTCTTCTAATGGCTGCCTCATCTAATACGGTAGCTTTTGGTTTCATCGGCCCACCCTTTCTTTGCAATAAAAAACCCTTTTTCCGCATGAAGGCAGAAAAAGGGTGTATCAACGTTACTTACTCCGTTCCCTTTTCAGCCTCACGGGACTGACTATTAAAGGTCTATTCACTTTATTCTTCTATTGATTATTGCAGAAGATCTTTCGAATGTCAACGGCGATTCTGTAAATATTCGAGCATTTCTTTGAAATCCTGCGGTGCTTCGACTTCAAACTTTTTCCACTCACCTGTTCTGGGATGAGAAAATCCTATTGATTTAGCATGTAAAGCCTGTCCGTTAAGTCCCCATGTCTTTCTAGGGCCGTATTTAGGATCACCTGCTAAAGGATGGTTAATGTAGCGCATGTGTACCCTGATTTGATGCGTCCTTCCCGTTTCCAAGGTGCATTCAACATAAGTAAAGTCTTTAAAGTGTTCGAGCACCTGAAAATGGGTGACCGCTTCACGCCCGTCTTCTACAACAGCCATACGCTGACGCTCTTTTGGATCACGGCCGATCGGGGCATCAATCGTTCCATACTCATGAGAAATGTCCCCATGGACGATCGCCACATATTTTCGTTCTACCGTTTTATTAGAAAGCTGCTGCACTAATGATTGATGAGCAAGATCATTTTTGGCCACCATTAATAATCCGCTTGTATCTTTATCGATACGGTGGACGATGCCCGGTCGTTCTACGCCGTTAATTCCAGAAAGATCTCGACAATGATAAAGAAGAGCATTGACGAGCGTACCGCTTTCGTGGCCGGCAGAAGGATGAACGACCATCCCTGAAGGCTTGTTCACAACGATGACATCTTCATCTTCATGAATGATCTCCAACGGAATATTTTCAGCCGTCAGCTCTAAAGGCTCCACTTCCGGTATCGTCCAGCTGATTTGATCTCCGCGCTGGACTTTATAATTGCTTTTTACAGCTGTCCCGTTGACCTCAACACGGTCGTTCTTCAGCCAGGATTGAATTTGTGAACGGGACGCATCAGAAATGATGTCCGTTAACAGTTTATCAATCCTCTTCGATTGGTCATTCTCTAAAACCTCGTAGTGTTGACTCACTATTTACTACTTCCTTTCTTCTTCCTGCTTTCATCTACTAAAGTAGCAATCATAACGAGGATAACTCCTACTACAAGTGACGAATCCGCAACATTAAAAATGGGGTAGTCATATTTGAATATGTAGACGTCTACAAAATCAACCACTTCCTTGCGAAATAAGCGGTCGATAAAGTTCCCGATGGCGCCGGCCAAAATAAGCGATAGAGCAAACCCTGCCCACCGGCTCTTTTTACCATACTGCTGCAAATAGTAAATGATGACTATGATTACGATGGTTGTAATTAAATAAAAAAACCACATTTGTCCTTCTAATATTCCCCAGGCAGCCCCAGTATTCCGGTGTGAAGTTAAGTATAGAAAATTTTCAATAACTGGAATGCTTTCACGGTACTCCATGAAATGAACAATCATCCATTTCGTAAGCTGATCCAGTATAATAATTCCGATAGCTATAAGATAATACCAGTACATAAGCCGCCTCCAAAATTTATTTTTCCTTTGCTATTGTACCACAATTCAAGAGAAGCGGAAAAAGCATGGTCTTTACCCTTCTGCTTGTATATTTTTACTGTTCATTAAGAAAAGACCTCCTTCCTTAAAAGGAAGAAAGGTCTTAAATAAATCGCTTAATGAATCTTTCATATATCTAGCCCGGCTCTATGGAGTATCTATGCTTAGAAGAAAGTTATTGTTAAAAGACCTATTAAAACGTATGTAACTACGAATTGTGATTAGCGTATTCTTTTTCTTTATTTTCTTCTTTTTCCACATCCGTTTTCTCGTCGATTTCCACATCAAACAAATGATCCCAATCATCATTTTCAATCATTTCCATTTGAGCTTCAACCAGCATGCGCAAACGGGTTTTAAATACTTTAGCCTGTTTTTTCATTTCTTCCACTTCAATCGCAATTCTCCGCGATTTCTGCAAGGCTTCGTTAATGATACGGTCAGCGTTCTTCTCGGCTTCCTTAAGGATTAACTTAGATTCTTTATTTGCACTGTTTTTAACATCTTCAGCTGTTTCCTGAGCAACTAAAATCGATTTATTCAGAGTGGTTTCAATGTTGTTGAAATGACCGAGGCGTTCATTAAGCTTCTCAACTTCCCGTTCCAATTCTTTTTTTTGGCGAATGACAATTTCATAATCCTTAATCACCTGGTCAAGAAATTCATTGACCTCATCCTCGTCATAGCCTCTAAAGCCTCGAGTAAATTCTTTGTTATGAATATCTAATGGTGTTAAAGGCACACCGACCACCTCCAAAATAAATTATCGACACAAACTTGTCTTGCCTATATAAATTCGACACCTGTAAACGAAGTCCTGCTTTAAAAGAATGAATTACATTAATTTAGCTGTTGTCACTTTTATTTTATCTTTTTTTGTTTTTCCATGAATATCTTTAATTTTGCTTCTTCCTTTGCCCCTGACACTGATTAAATCCCCTGTTTCCAAGAGGAAGGAAGGGGACTCCACCGTGCGGAAATTTACTTTCACCAGGCCGCCTTCTATATGCATACTTGCTTTCTTTCTCGACATGCCGTAGATCTCTTTAACGAGGATATCCAGTCTTAAAGAAGACAGCGTCGTATCATTTTCTGCCCATTGTTCTCCATTTTCCATAAATTCCTGCAAAGGCTTTTCTGTAAATGTGACACTGGCTTTCTTTATGCCATTTAAGTTCATTCGAAGATAATCACTAATCTCTTCAGCTGCAATGATTTGGGCTTTTCCATCTCTCACATTCATATCCCCTATTTTGTCCCGCCGAATACCGAGTGACATAAAGGCTCCCAGCACATCTCGATGCTCAATGGTTATAAACTTATCAGGGTAGTCCGCTTCAAGGAGAACCACCTGGAATTCCTCGTTTCCAAGAGTTTCATATTCCGGGGCAATAATCGCCCGTTTTCTTTCTGTTTGTCCGTATCCACCGAATAAACCAGTGACGAGTTCACCTTGTGAGGTGATTGTGTTAAAAATATATTGTTCTCTTGGATTTAGAAAATCGGTTAATTTTCTTTGAAATCTCATCTCCACATCACTCTGCCATGCAAGAACCTGATCTATAAACGGTTTTTCTTCTTCCCTGAAGTGTTGGTAGATCTCCATACTTTTCACGTCCTTCGCAAAAAAAGAACAGATAGGGAAACCATCGCCCATCTGTTCCTTTAAAATTATAGTCCCAGTAATATATAGTACAACTCATTGAGGCCATACGAGGCAAAACGCAGAACGAGGATAGCAACGATTGGGGAAATGTCAATCATCCCAAGCGGAGGAATTATTCTGCGAAATGGTTCCAGGAATGGTTCTGCCAACCGGCCAAGAATCTCACCGAAACTTGACTGGCGTGCACCAGGAAACCAGGACATTAAAATATATATAATTAGAATCCAACTGTATATTGTCAGTGCCGTTGTTAAAATTTGAAACACAAAGCCCATTATTTACCACCTTCTATGAATATCATCTTCTTCTCTGCTTAAAATTTCTGAAATAGAACCTGAAATTTCTACGTTGTCAGGAGTACATAGAAAAGTCTGGGAACCCAGCTTTTGTATGTCTCCTCCTATAGCATATACAGTTCCACTCAAAAAATCTACGATTCTTTTTGCCTGATGATGGTCCACACGCTGAAGATTAATAACGACTGCCCGGCGATTTACAAGCTGATCGGCAATATCCTGCGCTTCATTGTAACTGCTCGGTTCACTGAGGACCATCTTAGAGGATTGCTGGGCACTTTTCAAGCTCACTACATTCTGTGCTTCAGATCTCTTTTTCCCCCTCTGGACAGGCTCGTCTTCCTCTTCCTCCATGACTTCTTCATCTACATATTCGTATTCGTCATCTAAAGTAAAGAATGAACGGAATTTATTTTTCATACTCATTGCTCATCACCTCGGATTAATTTATTCTCCTACCAGACTCGAGCCTATTCGGATATGAGTGGCTCCTTCTTCTACCGCCAGCTGAAAATCATTACTCATTCCCATGGACAGCCATTCACACGGTGCGTGTGAATAGTTCTTATTACGGATCGTGTCTCTGAGTGCTCTCAGCTTTCTAAACACGCCTCTCAGCTGTTCTTCATCCTCAATATGCGGTGCCATTGTCATTAAACCGACAGCCTGTACATTTTTATAGTTCTGTAAAGAATCGATGAATGGAATAACTTCTTCAGGAGCCAGTCCATGCTTGGACTCCTCCCCGCTCACATTCACCTGGATAAAACAAGGGATCGGATGATCCGCGCGTTTATTAATCTCTTTTGCCAAGGATTTTCGGTCAAGGGAATGGATCATACTTATTTTATCAATCACATCTTTTACTTTTCTTGACTGCAGGGAACCAATAAAATGCCAATCAGCCTGGCTGCCGATTACCTCATACTTTTCCAGCAGCCCTTCTTTCCGGTTTTCTCCAAGATTAGTGATACCGGCGTGCAGAGCTTCTTCAGCTCTTTGTGACGACACATATTTTGTAACGGCAATGATGGTAATCTCTTCTGGATTACGCCCGCTGTTTTCACAAGCAGTATTTATTTGTTGGTTGATATGAGCAAGATTCGTTTCTACAGATGCCATTTCATTACTCCTTCCCTCAACTTAACCAGCCAATGTATCCAAGCATTCGTCCGGATTGGCCGCCATCTCTGCGATGAGAGAAAAAGAGCTCTTCCTCCTCATATGTACAGTAGCTAGTCATGGAAATGTTTTTGTCCAATAGACCAGCTTGTAAAGCGATTTGTTTATTTAACATCTTCAAATCAAGCAGGTACTTTCCTTTCGTCGTTGGCGAAGCCACATCATGCTTATGCTCTTCATTCACTTGGCTGATAACTCTCTCGTCAACTTCATAATGCTTTTTGCTGATACAAGGACCAATAATCATTTGAATATCTTCTGGATCAGCGCCATGGCTTTTTAAAGCCTCAATCATTTGGAAAGCCATATGATTTACGGTTCCTTTCCAGCCTGCATGAGAAATTCCCAGCCAGCCGGATTTTTCATCCAGGAAATATAAAGGAACACAATCCGCATAGAATGCAGTAAGCAATACCTCGGATTTGTTTGTAATCAGCCCATCTACACCTTGAATCGCTGTAGAATGGTCTAGTGTACCCTTTCCCAGATCGCAACCATCGACAGTGTGAATCACTGTTTGGTGAACTTGTTCTCCTACCACCCACTTGTTAAGATCGATGTTTAAATCGATAGCAAGCTGTTTACGATTTTGCAGTACGTGGTCTTCATTATCATTTACATGCAGCCCCATGTTTAAAGAATCAAAGGGAGGACTGCTGAATCCGCCTTGTCTCGTTGTGATACCGGCAGTTAATTTCGGTTTAGTAACAAAACACGATAATTGTCTGGAAGACTCGTGCTTGAAGGGCTCGGTCATTCTACCACCTCAATTTCCCTTCATTTTATCACATTATTCATTGTATTTCCTGTTTTTATTCATTTGAATCTGACTTTTTGGCTGCTGTTAGTGCATTATAGGTGGATTTCTTTACTAAAATGACGTCCGCACCAATATTAACAATTTGATCCCAGGGGATGACAAGCTCTTCTTCCTTTCCAAATAAACCCATCGCTTTGCCTTTTAGAGTAACCACGAGTCCTTTCAGCCTGCCTCTATTCGTGTCGATATCCAAATCACTGATATATCCAAGCCGCTCTCCTGTTTCCATAGCTATGACATCTTTTACCTGTAAGTCTGAAATTTTCATCGTACATTCCTCCTTTTTAAACTATATGCAGAAGATCTCCTTCACTTTCCCCAAAAGCGAGTTGTGCCATTTTCAAATAAAAAAAGCTGCCAAAGTTGGACTTCAGCAGCTCGTACCATGTTTTATTGAAACATGGAGCTATTCATTTCTTTAATAGCGGCCTTTTCAAGTCTTGAGACTTGAGCTTGGGAAATACCAATCTCTTCGGCCACTTCCATTTGTGTCTTGCCTTGAAAAAAACGCTTCGTAAGAATCATTTTTTCTCGTTCATTCAGTCTTTTCATACCTTCTCTTAAGGAAAGCTCATCCAGCCAGACGGAATCTTTTTCACGGTCGTCCTTCAATTGGTCGACCACAAATATTGGATCTCCTCCATCGTTGTAGATAGGTTCAAATAATGAAACCGGGTCCTGAATGGCGTCCATTGCGAACACTACGTCTTCGTGGGGAATTCCTAATTTCTCAGCAATTTCATGGGGAGCCGGATCTTTAGAAGTTTCACTGATTAATTTCTCCCTCATTTGCAGAGCTTTGTATGCGGTGTCCCTCAACGATCTAGAGACTCGAATCGGGTTATTGTCTCTTAAATATCTTCGAATTTCTCCAATGATCATCGGAACCGCATAGGTAGAGAACTTCACATTGTGGCTTAAGTCAAAGTTGTCGATCGATTTCATTAAACCGATGCAGCCAACCTGGAATAAATCATCGCCATATTCCCCCCGATTGTTAAACCGTTGGATGACGGATAATACAAGGCGGAGGTTTCCGTTGATTAGTACTTCTCTAGCCTCGGTCTCGCCGCTTTGTAACCGTTCAAACAGGGCCCGCATTTCTTTGTTTTTAAGTACAGGTAGCTTTGAAGTATCTACCCCGCAAATTTCCACTTTATGTCGTGTCAAAAGTAAGACCCTCCCAAGAAGCTGTAATCAGTTCTCAGTATCTCCCTGGGAGGAAAATTTATGCATTCCTGTTCACTGGAATATTAGACCATTTTGTCAAATTCACGCTGAAGCCGTTTGATGATCTTCTTTTCCAGCCTTGATATGTAAGACTGGGAGATGCCCATCATATCAGCCACATCCTTTTGGGTTTTTTCTTTTTTTCCAATTAACCCAAACCGAAGCTCCATAATTTGTTTTTCTCGATCGTTTAACTGTTCCAGAGCAGACTTTAACAGTTTTTTATCAATCTTCTTTTCAATTCCTTTCGTAATAATATCATCTTCAGTTCCTAAGATATCCGACAGCAGCAGCTCATTGCCATCCCAGTCAACATTAAGTGGTTCATCAAAAGAAACTTCTGTTTTGAGCTTGTTGCTTTTTCTTAAATGCATCAATATTTCATTTTCAATGCATCGCGAGGCATAGGTGGCAAGTTTAATCTTTTTCTCAGGATCAAACGTATTGACTGCCTTAATCAAACCAATCGTTCCAATACTAATTAAATCCTCAATGTTCACTCCAGTGTTCTCAAATTTGCGTGCAATATAAACGACCAGCCGCAAATTTCGTTCAATCAGCATCGCTCTCGCTGCTTTATCCCCTTTAGGAAGACGTTCAAGCAATTCTTTTTCTTCCTCCCGGGACAAAGGAGGGGGAAGTGCTTCGCTTCCTCCAATGTAATAAATTTCGTCCTGCTTTATGCCAAGCTTTATTAACACCCTGTATATCCAGAGTCTTACCTTAAACAGCCATTTCATCATAAACATCTTCTCCTTTCAATAGTTAAGCCGTTTTTCCACGTACCATCAGGTGAGGGTGAATGAGTAAATGATAAGATCCATCTCGTGAAAGGTCATGATGTTGTATGCCAAGCAGAGGCTGCTTGATTTCTAAGCTCCCTCCGGGGGTTTTTACTGCCAGCCGGTCGATGAGTAATGTAACTAATAGCTTGCCTTCTGTTCCTGCAGCCTGGTAGGGCACCAGTCTTAGCGACGATTGCAGATCTTCACTGAGCTGATCCATATGAGTCATGACTTCATCTACCTTCAGCATTTCTAGCTCATCGTTTGTAAGAAACTGATTGAATACGGCTTGATCCGCTAAAAAAACGATTTTTCTACTCATGGGATCTACAAGCTGGTTGCCACTGTCGACCATACCTCTGCATGTGTACGTTCGATCCCTCCAAGTGATCTCCACATCATAA
This Halobacillus salinarum DNA region includes the following protein-coding sequences:
- a CDS encoding solute carrier family 23 protein, with translation MKTHQAVLGIRDIPEKHKWLVLSLQHLFAMFGATILVPFLTGLSPAVALVSSGAGTLAYLMITRGKIPAYLGSSFAFIYPISVVSESSGVAGAMMGSFFAGLFYGLIALLISMFGLNWLMKLLPPVVVGPVIIVIGLGLASTAVEMAMYLPNQEENVYSLTHLIVALVTLGITIVASIFFRGFFSLVPILFGIVGGYIFALTQGVVDTSGIQAEWTTLASSGSFIGFFGNLFQMPEFVIPFVDFSPFEVFSWKIALYMLPFALVTITEHTGDQMVLSKVVGKNFLKEPGLNFSILGDGVATMIASMLGGPPNTTYGENIGVLAITRVYSVFVIAGAAVIAIFFGFIGMITALISSIPSAVMGGVSILLFGIIASSGLRMLIDNQVDLGEKRNLIISSVILVIGVGGAMIKVGDVEVAGMALAAIVGVVLNLILPGQDKSQGNGNMFKVSDISTEEKNNDGAA
- the pyrR gene encoding bifunctional pyr operon transcriptional regulator/uracil phosphoribosyltransferase PyrR, which produces MKPKATVLDEAAIRRALTRVSHEIIEKNKGVEDLVLVGIKTRGVPIAERIKRKINEIEDKPLPGGELDITLYRDDLSPKHEQPEPELKETNVKADINGKKVILVDDVLYTGRTVRAAMDALMDLGRPAQIQLAVLVDRGHRELPIRADYVGKNVPTSLNEVVTVTLAETDHEDQVMIYEK
- a CDS encoding RluA family pseudouridine synthase, whose translation is MSQHYEVLENDQSKRIDKLLTDIISDASRSQIQSWLKNDRVEVNGTAVKSNYKVQRGDQISWTIPEVEPLELTAENIPLEIIHEDEDVIVVNKPSGMVVHPSAGHESGTLVNALLYHCRDLSGINGVERPGIVHRIDKDTSGLLMVAKNDLAHQSLVQQLSNKTVERKYVAIVHGDISHEYGTIDAPIGRDPKERQRMAVVEDGREAVTHFQVLEHFKDFTYVECTLETGRTHQIRVHMRYINHPLAGDPKYGPRKTWGLNGQALHAKSIGFSHPRTGEWKKFEVEAPQDFKEMLEYLQNRR
- the lspA gene encoding signal peptidase II, with translation MYWYYLIAIGIIILDQLTKWMIVHFMEYRESIPVIENFLYLTSHRNTGAAWGILEGQMWFFYLITTIVIIVIIYYLQQYGKKSRWAGFALSLILAGAIGNFIDRLFRKEVVDFVDVYIFKYDYPIFNVADSSLVVGVILVMIATLVDESRKKKGSSK
- a CDS encoding DivIVA domain-containing protein; translated protein: MPLTPLDIHNKEFTRGFRGYDEDEVNEFLDQVIKDYEIVIRQKKELEREVEKLNERLGHFNNIETTLNKSILVAQETAEDVKNSANKESKLILKEAEKNADRIINEALQKSRRIAIEVEEMKKQAKVFKTRLRMLVEAQMEMIENDDWDHLFDVEIDEKTDVEKEENKEKEYANHNS
- a CDS encoding YlmH family RNA-binding protein, encoding MEIYQHFREEEKPFIDQVLAWQSDVEMRFQRKLTDFLNPREQYIFNTITSQGELVTGLFGGYGQTERKRAIIAPEYETLGNEEFQVVLLEADYPDKFITIEHRDVLGAFMSLGIRRDKIGDMNVRDGKAQIIAAEEISDYLRMNLNGIKKASVTFTEKPLQEFMENGEQWAENDTTLSSLRLDILVKEIYGMSRKKASMHIEGGLVKVNFRTVESPSFLLETGDLISVRGKGRSKIKDIHGKTKKDKIKVTTAKLM
- a CDS encoding YggT family protein, with translation MGFVFQILTTALTIYSWILIIYILMSWFPGARQSSFGEILGRLAEPFLEPFRRIIPPLGMIDISPIVAILVLRFASYGLNELYYILLGL
- a CDS encoding cell division protein SepF — translated: MSMKNKFRSFFTLDDEYEYVDEEVMEEEEDEPVQRGKKRSEAQNVVSLKSAQQSSKMVLSEPSSYNEAQDIADQLVNRRAVVINLQRVDHHQAKRIVDFLSGTVYAIGGDIQKLGSQTFLCTPDNVEISGSISEILSREEDDIHRRW
- a CDS encoding YggS family pyridoxal phosphate-dependent enzyme is translated as MASVETNLAHINQQINTACENSGRNPEEITIIAVTKYVSSQRAEEALHAGITNLGENRKEGLLEKYEVIGSQADWHFIGSLQSRKVKDVIDKISMIHSLDRKSLAKEINKRADHPIPCFIQVNVSGEESKHGLAPEEVIPFIDSLQNYKNVQAVGLMTMAPHIEDEEQLRGVFRKLRALRDTIRNKNYSHAPCEWLSMGMSNDFQLAVEEGATHIRIGSSLVGE
- the pgeF gene encoding peptidoglycan editing factor PgeF, with the protein product MTEPFKHESSRQLSCFVTKPKLTAGITTRQGGFSSPPFDSLNMGLHVNDNEDHVLQNRKQLAIDLNIDLNKWVVGEQVHQTVIHTVDGCDLGKGTLDHSTAIQGVDGLITNKSEVLLTAFYADCVPLYFLDEKSGWLGISHAGWKGTVNHMAFQMIEALKSHGADPEDIQMIIGPCISKKHYEVDERVISQVNEEHKHDVASPTTKGKYLLDLKMLNKQIALQAGLLDKNISMTSYCTYEEEELFFSHRRDGGQSGRMLGYIGWLS
- a CDS encoding YlmC/YmxH family sporulation protein: MKISDLQVKDVIAMETGERLGYISDLDIDTNRGRLKGLVVTLKGKAMGLFGKEEELVIPWDQIVNIGADVILVKKSTYNALTAAKKSDSNE
- the sigG gene encoding RNA polymerase sporulation sigma factor SigG; its protein translation is MTRHKVEICGVDTSKLPVLKNKEMRALFERLQSGETEAREVLINGNLRLVLSVIQRFNNRGEYGDDLFQVGCIGLMKSIDNFDLSHNVKFSTYAVPMIIGEIRRYLRDNNPIRVSRSLRDTAYKALQMREKLISETSKDPAPHEIAEKLGIPHEDVVFAMDAIQDPVSLFEPIYNDGGDPIFVVDQLKDDREKDSVWLDELSLREGMKRLNEREKMILTKRFFQGKTQMEVAEEIGISQAQVSRLEKAAIKEMNSSMFQ
- the sigE gene encoding RNA polymerase sporulation sigma factor SigE, translated to MMKWLFKVRLWIYRVLIKLGIKQDEIYYIGGSEALPPPLSREEEKELLERLPKGDKAARAMLIERNLRLVVYIARKFENTGVNIEDLISIGTIGLIKAVNTFDPEKKIKLATYASRCIENEILMHLRKSNKLKTEVSFDEPLNVDWDGNELLLSDILGTEDDIITKGIEKKIDKKLLKSALEQLNDREKQIMELRFGLIGKKEKTQKDVADMMGISQSYISRLEKKIIKRLQREFDKMV